In Brettanomyces nanus chromosome 3, complete sequence, a single genomic region encodes these proteins:
- the GAL7 gene encoding galactose-1-phosphate uridyl transferase (BUSCO:EOG093427I6) — MANFDFTDHSHRRFNPLTRSYVLCSPHRAKRPWLGAREASNVKLLESYDPKCFLCPGNTRATGAQNPKYVSTYVFPNDYSAVKLDQPDYNENEDGPKDPLAKRLLVTQGVKGKCFVVCFSPNHAVTLPLMSVPEIVKVVDTWTKLYTDLKAEHSAGKAPYKYLQIFENKGAAMGCSNPHPHSQAWALDTIPTEVDTELKNLTKYKETYHSDLLGDYVKLEMQEKKRIVLENDSFIVVVPYWALWPFETMVISKEHLHSLQEFNDNQKNDLASILKKLTIKYDNLFDTFFPYSAGIHQAPYFGTEDEVENSWFHMHFYPPLLRSATVKKFCVGFEMLGEAQRDLTSEQAADRLQKLDGDVHFLNK; from the coding sequence ATGGCTAATTTTGATTTCACCGACCACTCTCATCGTCGTTTCAACCCTCTTACAAGATCGTATGTCCTCTGCTCGCCTCATAGAGCAAAAAGACCTTGGTTAGGTGCCAGGGAAGCTTCCAATGTCAAGCTGTTAGAAAGCTATGATCCAAAATGCTTCCTCTGCCCGGGAAATACTAGAGCTACCGGTGCTCAGAACCCTAAATATGTGTCTACATATGTTTTTCCGAACGATTACTCTGCCGTTAAGTTGGATCAACCTGATTACAACGAGAACGAGGATGGACCTAAGGATCCCTTGGCTAAGAGACTACTGGTCACCCAAGGTGTCAAGGGAAAGTGTTTTGTTGTCTGCTTCTCCCCTAACCACGCTGTCACTTTGCCTCTAATGAGTGTTCCTGAAATTGTCAAGGTCGTCGATACTTGGACAAAGCTTTACACGGACTTGAAGGCAGAACATTCCGCCGGAAAAGCTCCTTATAAGTACTTGCAGATCTTTGAGAATAAGGGTGCTGCTATGGGATGCTCTAATCCTCATCCTCACTCTCAGGCCTGGGCTTTGGACACGATTCCTACCGAGGTTGATACggagttgaagaatctgacCAAGTACAAGGAGACCTATCATTCAGATCTTCTTGGTGACTATGTCAAGCTCGAAATGCAGGAGAAGAAGCGTATTGTCTTGGAGAACGATTCGTTCATAGTCGTTGTTCCTTATTGGGCATTATGGCCATTTGAGACTATGGTGATCTCTAAAGAGCATCTTCACTCCTTGCAAGAGTTCAATGATAACCAAAAGAATGACTTGGCTTCTATCCTAAAGAAGCTTACTATCAAATATGATAATTTGTTCGACACCTTCTTCCCTTACTCTGCAGGTATCCACCAGGCCCCTTACTTCGGTACCGAAGATGAGGTTGAAAACTCTTGGTTCCACATGCACTTTTATCCACCTCTTTTGAGATCCGCCACTGTCAAGAAGTTCTGTGTCGGTTTCGAGATGTTAGGAGAGGCCCAGAGGGATTTGACTAGTGAACAGGCTGCTGATAGACTTCAGAAAC